Below is a genomic region from Pleuronectes platessa chromosome 2, fPlePla1.1, whole genome shotgun sequence.
AATCCAAACCGACCGAACATGTCGGCATCGAACACGTGTagctgcaggaagaggaggagaagtggaaAAGCCTGTTTCTCCACAGGGAGACGTTTTACCTCTTTACAATCAAGAGGTCAGAATTCAACGGAGATAAATGGAGATAGAGAGAATTTCGATATTTCGATATTTTTAATGTAGCCTGCTGTTCATAGCTGCCTATCGTCTCAATGAAAACACACTTTTGATGCATTAGCATATGTTCACAGAAGGATATGATGTATGTATAAGATTCTCTGGtgaaatacatgtatttatagATGTTTCTCAATCTGGAATCCAGCTGTCGATTTAACTAAACGTGGTGGTTTGGAGTCGATGAATATTTGAGGGACATATATTCAGTTTCTCTCAGATGAGGATCGTTGTACAACCTGCAGACTGTTGAAGAGGCTGCAGATCgcgttctcctcttcctccacattTAGACACACTTCTCCTATCATTGATCTCAGCAGGACGATCGCCTCCCGGGCTGAAGTCTGCAGCTCCTTCACCACctacagagcgagagagggagggaggcgtcAGTCACTGTGGGAAACTAAACTCATATTCAAATGTCATCAGACTGAAAATCTACCTGCTCTGACTTCATTACAGCTTCTCCTGCATCTTAGGACTCAATCAATGATGTTTTTAATTAGGTTGTAATGTTTTCTTGTTGTGCTAATTGGCTTTTTCTACGTTTCTCTCGTGTATTCTCTTTAATCACATCCAacaaggagattatgttttcaccacGTGTCTGTTTGTTGCttcatttgtcagcaggattatgcaaaaactatcAAAACCTATTTGCTTAGTGGAGGAACGGAGCCTGAGTATGAGAAGAAGTTATTACATCTTGGTGAGATAAAGGAACAGATGcaggattttattttcacttttttagAATCGAAACACatgttatttttaatattttcattaatttgtcaAAGCCTAATGAACGGATCTTGAATTCATTAAACCATGCATATTAAGAGGGCTTGTATTTATTGGTGATTGCAATTTGATGCCGCTCACCCAAAACATATCTTTATCTAGCAGATTTGAATATCTTTATGGGGGGGTCGTTTTTTTCTGCCCTATAATTATGtgttcagtttatttttcttgaGCTGACACATTAGGTTAGGagtaaattatttgttttattcaaaccCCTAATCCTAACCCACACATAGAATCTCCCCAAAAGTAATTTGCATGTATCTCTATTCAATTATAAAACGTTTGAagtattattttgaaaaactatatttaaattgCATAGACTTATGCTGCATTGCAGGTTGTCAGTGTAGTAGATGAACAGACAGGACTCTCTCACCAGCACAGCCTGGTCCAACATCTCACAGCCCTGCATGTAGGCTGTTTCAATATCAATGCAGTGAGTCCGACTCTCCCTGTGGTAAACAAACAACAAGTCACTGTCAGAcggtcgaggaggaggaggaggaggaggagagaggagaggagaggagaggagaggagacagaataTATTAGTGGTGTATGTCTTGGATTCACTCACACTTGCATGTCTCTGAAGCACTTGATGCAAAGCATTGACTTGTTCTCTGTTGAGAAGAGGATGTACGGCTCCTCGTGGAGAGCTGCGGAGACACAGATGCCTTTTTAACTTCAGCCCAAAGGAGTTAAGTAACTGAACGTATATAAAACTAAGACACTGGAGTTGAATATGACAGACACGTAGCCCAGGAGATTCAAGGTGGGACAACAGTTCTCCTGAAAAACATTCTATCACTGGTGTAATAAAACCTCTGTGGCCTGTAACTCTTCAGGAGTAAAGTACACAGGACACTCACAGCACTTCCTGTGTTTGGCTTTAGTGCGTTTGGCCAAGGTGACAATCTCATGATGGGAAAACATTCTGGCCTTGTGAGTCAGCTCCTTGCAGTCGCCGCacagtggctggctgcaggtaTTACAGAAGAACATCAGCCCGGCTTCctgtacagaaaaataaaaaggtctgttttcaggtttgttttatttctagcGACCAAAATAATTTGAGACATTCTGTAATCCCATCAAGACAAGAGGTTTTAATGTCCTGGATTACAACGGCAGGTTTCCAAAGTgcatgtgtccctgtgtctttgATATCTGAAGACATACAACAATGCAGCAGTCATGTGCTCTTACTATGATATCTGAAGTTTTCTTCATGTCCTTTCTCTTACTGGGAGTTGCTAAAAATCCTTGGTTAAGCTTTCATATGATATAAGTTGTATCTTATGTTTGTATCTTGTCTATTTGTTCTTTGATGCAGTTATGTCACTCATTTACACACAACAGTGTATTAGTACCTTTTTGTTACTTTCCTGGTCACAGTTGGCACATGGGACtggctcctctgtgtctgcatTGTTGTCAACAAGAAACCTGAGCAGACGGTCTTCAGGTGGGAGGGCATTATTCCCTTTCACTATGGATGGATATCTGTGTCAAGATGACAATAAGAGAAACTAATGATGTTTGTGGcattaaaaatatacaaaaaaactcAATAACAAGACAATAATGTGCAATAGTTGTTTTTAAAGGCAGTGACAGACCTCAAGAAGATGTCTCCATAACTTCTAACCAACATTGCTACAAAGCTTCTGAATATAAACTCAGGGAATTTTTCCTGAAatctaaatattacattttcacaaacggaatttaaaaaaaaaccaaGTGCAATAATGCGTCTCTGTCTCACAATTCTGCAAGCTCCCCAGAAGAGAACCAATCTACAGCGCCACAAAATTGTCcaaattaaaaaagcaaaaagGAATCAACAGAGCCATTAACTGTGATGCACGTCGAAGGAGCACACAATTTATACGtctcaaataattaattaattatatattaaattatatatatccAGACCAGCTCAACTAATCACCCTCAATCTAGGTGAGAGGAATAATTGTCCTAAAATCTATCACAatacattaaatacaaaaacaaaaagtttatagtgtatacatttattatttaaaacccTTTGTGGTCGTATAACATGATagatattgtaattattttaataatttcaaACCCTGTGTGATCGGAAATATGTTAGATAatgtaatttttatttaaaaccctTTGTGATCATATAACATGAGATActgtaattattttaataatttaaaacccTGTGTGATCTCTTTCTGAGGGAGAAACTCCACATGTTGGATATTATAAATTGTCACATTTACAACTCTGTGTAATCGTATAATAAGTcagatatgattttttttttttaatcatttaatcattttaaatattgttaatTTTGTATGCAGTACCATGACAAAACAGAgggggcagcagcagcgacTTTCCTGGCCGCCCCACTGTCCTCGAAGAAGAAGACGCGGAAGTTGTGACACAACACGATCTACTCAAACGTGCGCAGCTGCTGAAGCTTCGACATCTAGAAAGTTCCCGAACAACCGTTTACACCGCGAGCGACGACCCCACAGCGCAGGTGAACAGTTCCTCCGCCCGAAGCGAAACGGATTAAACTCGACGCGTGACAATGTCTGTGATCTCCGAGGAGAGCGTGCGAGGCGGCAGCGTCTTCAAAGACCTCAGCGCCGACGACGAGGACTGGCAGCCCTCCGAGATCGAGAGCCTGTGTATGAACTGCTACGAGAACGGCTCCACCCGCCTGCTGCTCACCCGGATCCCCTTCTTCAAGGAGGTCATCGTCAGCTCCTTCCGCTGCGAGCACTGCAACTGGTCCAACACCGAGATCCAGTCCGCGGGCCGGATCCAGGACCAGGGCGTGTGCTACACCCTCAAGGTCCGAACCAAGAACGACCTGGACCGGGAGGTGGTGAAGGCGGACTCCGCCACCACCAGGATCCCCGAGCTGGATTTTGAGATCCCCCCCTTCACCCAGAAGGGCTCGCTCTCCACCATCGAGGGGCTGCTGGACCGGGCGGTCGCAGGGCTGGAGCAGGACCAAGCTGTCAGGCGGGCCGATCACCCCGAGGTGGCCGAGAAGATCGAGGAGTTCATCCGGaagctgaagaagctgaaggaTGTCGAGAGCGAGTTCACTCTGGTGATCGAGGACCCGTCCGGCAACAGCTTTGTGGAGAACCCGCAGGCCCCTCAGAAGGACGAGGCCCTCACCTTGTCCTGGTTCAAGCGGAcgatgcagcaggagatgcagcTGGGCATCAGGGCCGACGACGACCTGGAAGAGGAGCCAGCAGGCAACGACCTGGACACCATGAGGAACGAGGTGCTGGTCTTCAACACCAACTGCCCAGAATGCAACGCGCCCGCCTCCACCAACATGAAGCTGGTCCAGATCCCTCACTTCAAGGAGGTCATCATCATGGCCACCAACTGCGACAGCTGCGGCCACCGGACCAACGAGGTGAAGTCGGGGGGCGCCACGGAGGACCAGGGCTCCAAGATCACCCTGCACATCACCGACCCCTCGGACATGAGCCGAGACCTGCTCAAGTCGGAGACGTGCTTCGTCCTCATCCCGGAGCTGGACTTTGAGCTGGGGATGGCGGCGCTCGGCGGGAAGTTCACCACCCTGGAGGGGCTGCTGAAAGACATCAAGGACCTGATCGTCTCCAAGAACCCCTTCATTTGCGGCGACAGCGTGGCCTCCGACCGGACGTCCAAGCTGGTCGAGTTCGGAGAGAAGATAGAGGACGTTATCGCGGTGAGAAGGGACGTCCACCTCATCCTGGACGACCCGGCAGGGAACAGCTACATGCAGAACGTGTACGCCCCTGATCCTGACCCCGAGATGACTTACGAGCGGTACACTCGCACGGCTGAGCAGAATTCAGATCTCGGTCTGGACGGCATGAAGACGGAGGGGTACCAGGAAGAGGAGTCAACAGCCAGCACTGACTGAATGGACTGACCAAGTCGTTAAATGACGTCTTGATAGAAACCTTGTGTATTTATCTTACTCcatattttctgtcattttcagaCACTTTAAGTTGAATTTAATGACTGGGCCGAGAGGTTGTGTTTATCGAGCAGTTAAGGGAATTCTGAGTTACCCCGAATGCATCGtatgtaaaaataataataaaaacacatcagtaaCCTAATTTGTACAATAACACAGCCAAGCTGTTGATAAAGGTGTTTATTTGCATTCTCGTTTCCTCCCAGAAGATGGCGCACTGCCCTCACCTTTCTTTCAGAGGACCACACGCTGTGTGACCAAAGTAATCTTCTTATTCACCTGCGAGCATGAGATTGTCTAAATAAAGCGAAATCGTAATTGATACTTTAGCTGTGCTCTTTGATTTTGGCAGATGTTGAAAGACGCCAGATTAGTTTTGCGTTTTAGGtttaaaagacacattttctgCTCTAATCTGTATAATTAGTCAGAAAAGCCGgaattttcatttctctgtGATTAGACTTCAAAAAACCAAATgcttctaaaaaaaaattgggtgtttgtgtggattTATTGAAAAAGTGTGTTATCGTGTTGGTGTAAATAAAAACTCAGACTGCTTTAACTATCAAAGGTTTCCAAGAAGTTGTTTGAATCTTTCTAGAGAACCTTTATGAGCTCCGGGGAAAAGGCAAGTTTAAGGAAACAAGGGTGAggtcaaatatttaaaagaagaGGTGGACCTgtaaatataatcaggtgctAAAAACCCTTAGCTCACTTTGCAAGTTCAAAagatgtttaaaaatatattttttaaattaaattctgaGTATGATGTAATAAACTTTTGTTTCAGCTGAAACTTTATTGGTCTACatatgtttgttttgctttatttatcttttgctATAATGATAAGTACGACATTTATTTTGGAGATTGAACATGTGgaccaaaataaaagttttcaagGGTGGCCTTATTTGATTGAACCACGTCCAAAGGTATCAGTTTccaaagacatttaaatgagCTGTTTGTCTAACTGTGTTTCAGCTGTACTaaagcaccccccccctccccccactgtgtgttttatctagTTTTCATTGCAACGTGGATCTATTGTGTTCTAGTAATAGCACAGTAGTGAATTCCTAGATTACACGGCtcttcagagagcagctgtTAGCAGGGCTGGAGCTGCTGATAGAAATAGAAGCTGCCAGGCAACGGGCCCCAGGAGCCTGAGCCCCGGACTACAGAGCTCAGCGGCTCCGTGCCCACTGGATTATTTCCATATAGAAAAACCTCAACACGGGTGAACATGAAGTAGCTGTGAGGCAGACGGGGAGGTCGCCTGAGGTCCAGTCGTAGTTTGTCTGAATAATTTATGATTTGGTTTAAGAATGTAGCTTATACTTAAACCTGTGGAAGTGGGAAAAGAATCAAACATATCCTCAGacgaaaaaacaatattttgagAAGACAACTCTGTGTTTTAGCAGAATCTGAAGCCAGAAGCTCAGGGAGTGTTTCAGCAGTTCTCAGTCTCAAGTCTGCGTCAACTAACACATTCAGAAGAGTCCCCCTAAATTCAATGGAGCCTTAAAGCTAAGCCAACAAAACAATGCAGATCATGAAATCATAATCTCCATTGCAGAAAGATGAtaggttaataataataacaacccTAAGAAACTACATTAAAATCttttatattcagattttttgTTTGAAGCAGGAAATTTCCAAtcctcatagatatcagtcccctaaatgtgaATGATTTTTATCATCAagctccatgaattattcaatgAGTAATCTGTGAAAATACCAGATTTCACAgtgataaagaaagaaaactacaGGATCCAGCCCCTTAGTCTAGATCTGAGGCAGAATGAAATCTGTGTTGTCTTTGCTCatgtctcatccttccaccaaaatTCCTTGAAATCCATTCAGCAGTTTTTATATCTTGATAACAGATAAACTGACAGGAACGAAAAACATAATCTCTTCAGAGGACATCACCATATCCAAGAAACTTGATTTgaacaactgagaaaaatgtagagacagaacattttcactttcttgtcacacacacaagggaaACCCCCAAAAAGAGTTCAAGTCGCATCTGATGCAGCAGAACATATTTCAGGTTAAACATTGTGCATTAGAGGTCATTTACATCCCTATGTGTTTCGATGGGTGACAGTTATTACCAGAGACCTGAAGGTGACTGTAAAATCACGAGTCCCTCCTTAATAGGGGATGAAATACATTGGTATCATGTGACTGCTTTTGATTGGACTAAGCTGCTGGCACCGGTGGCAAATGCCAGAACGCTTTGTTTGCTGTGGTCTTAGTGGTTTCGAGGCCAAGGGCTAAATCAGAGACATGGGATGACCCTGCAGCTGTTAGAGCCACTCAGTGCTGCCCTGCCCAGGCCGGGCCAGCAGAGGGTCactgagcacaaacacagtgaCTCGACTCATTCTCGAAAACCAATTGGATTCTCCCCAAATCTACTGCATGAACCGAATCTATCTACTGATCACCTTAAGCGGAACAAATCCCTTTGAGCCACGCTGCCCAAGACTGGGGCCTGTGGGAAGAATATGGCCATGTACATGAAGAGTTTGACCCTCTCTGTGGGAAAAACATCATTTTACTCCAGGAATTTAAACTGCTGAGTCACGTTAGAGCAATTTGATACCACCAATGTCATCATGATACAGTACAATCTGTGGGAGATGCCAatccttgacctctgacctccataTTTCAGGTGTGATatcaacactcacacaaaaaaatGATTTCTTTAAACTATTAAGAATCATAGACTGAACATTAAAAAcagacaacatgacagcttccCAAATGTAAAACCAGAGCACCTGGTGGCAGATCCTGCCTCCTCAATGTTAATGAATGTACATATTAAATAGTTTATTTCTAAAatctggtttctgtcattttaggttgttcttATCATAATAACGTACAGTATGTTCAAGATCTCATGTTTTCTAatgagttatttgatgttaGATAAAAATGGGGTGAGACGTCAtggttgacagctgagactgactcgtgattggtcgagcacgtgTATCAACAGAACCTCACGACCTCGGATTCTGCTAATGCTCGAGAGAGAGTCTGGCTCCGAGTGTGCAGCGTTGgtttctgggatattttggcttcaattCTGCATAGTGGAAAGAAGTGGAAacaagtcggccatctttacgTAGTCTATAGTTTGAACATATAAGGGAATGTTTTTAGGCTTAAATTGTCCGGAATTCAAGACTTTTCCATTGCTCTCATGATTGATAATTTACATGCAGCCTAAGTGGCTCCTCATCAACCTCCCAGTGCTATTTCTTACCCACAGAGGGGGCAGCTGAGACGGTTGTCACTGGTCCGGCCTCGCAGGCAGCGGGCACAGAAGATGTGGTAGCAGTCCAGCAGACACGGGGACTGGTACTGCTCGTGACACAGGTGACACATGAGGGGGTGGACGCTCGTGCAGTCCACGTTATACTGATGATCCAAACTGGTGAAGATTCCTCCGGCCATCTGTAAACACAGTGGGTGAATATTTAAAGACTGCGAGCGTGTTTCAAGTGATTGACGTTTCTTTAAAAGGCCACATCATCCCATCACTAAACAATGAATCCTCAGCATGGTGTCGAATTACAGTCCAAATAGAAAAAGAGGCTAAGCCGACACGACATGAAACACTTGGATCAAGAGAGTCCTATGTTAACCGAAGACAACTAGAggaacttttttctttttcttttaccttCTCAGATGTTTGATACGTGGTCAAGACCCTCGGTGACGACACATAGTCCACAGATGGCAAGACAATAACATCACAAACACTAACCACACTGCAAATTCTGACAAAACTTACTGTAAATGCCGTATGTCAGTGTGGACAAAGCAGAGAGCCACTGTCTTACCTTTCAGTGGTGCTATCAGCTACCCCCAGCAGGAATGACAGCAATGCAGAAACCCTTCAATAGTAGGACGGTGGGGTCCCGCTGCCAGGCAGCTGACAGTACCCACCTAATGCCAGCCCCCAAGTGTTGCCAGAGAGCAGGAGGGACATTTAATATTGCTGTCCCATACTTTTTGTATCACTGCGAATACAGTTGTCCTGCCACTAATGTCTCTTATTAAGTCTTGGACATCAGAGCAGAGTGAATGGAGGGCAGGGGGTGGGCATAACAAAAGTGTACTTACTGTAATTCTTTAACAGGAATGCTTTCAACTTGTCATATAAAGGATTGTGTTCAAGCACTTTGTAAAGTGTGTTGGCAAAGTGCTCCATAAATTAAACGTTTGGTTGAGATGCATAAAAACATTGACGTTAATTTCACTGCTGTAAAACAAAAGATGTGTTGTCAATAATAACTCAAGAGCAAAGAGCTGAAAGTGATTACTTTCTAATAATTTAACATTCCTGACATAGTGTGTATAATATACAATGTGATGTGAGTCATAAAGACATATTTTATCACTACATAAAAGCTACTGTAGTATTATTATCATGctgttatctatctatctatctatctatctatctatctatctatctatctatctatctatctttttgTCATGGAGATGACTTGGCACATATTAGTGTGGTACAtgatttttattgtttccatttattaaagattatatacaTCTAAACATTGTTGTTTACATcattaatgtgtattttgtattttcatatttatatctATTTAACTTAATGTATTTGTTAGTTACAATTAGTTTTTACTTTAAAGCCTTCACTTGCGGGTGTTTATGATTAAGCTTCTAGAGTCACCACATtcttttattgtatttgtacaGAAACAATAACAATCTGTTGAATCTTAAAAGAGAAGCTAATTTACATTGTTAAATAAATTAGCTTAATTAGCTTCAGGTTGATTAATGACTGTTTTGGCAGCAGTTAGCcagaaaatacaacatttagaAAGTTGTTGTCCTGTTATTAAAACTTTCTGAGACACCAGTAAagttttttaatctaaaaatTGCGTCTAAATTCACGCATGTAGCCTCGAAACCGCGTCAAACTAAGCTACCTACCTGTCACTGGGCCCGCTTTCTAATCGATCCCAGATAACTCGATGGGAGCGCTCGCTCGATCGACTTGGCGGCGCGGTATTAAACCTCCTGCGCAACCTTCCCCCTTCCTTTTAGCCGAACGTGTCAGCCATGGCCCCGTTGGTGAGTAGACACACGGTCCAATAAACCGCCTCACACGGTGAATCTCCGCTTCTCTTCCACATCCAGTCGGTTCTGTTCAATCTACCGTCTCTACTGTTCGTGTCGGTGCCGGTTCGAACGCGTAGTTTCGGCTTGTTGACTCTGTCCACGAGCACCACGTTGGGGCTAACTCCCCGTGCTAACGCTAGCTAGCAGCGGTTAGCCGTGTGCTGCATGTCGCAAAGTGTTATGGGGGATTAAACGAGCACATGCACACCTACGAGTTCACTTATTAGTATTAAACTTACATACGAGTAAAGTTAACTTATCGTTTTGAGGTCACGTGTGATTGTGATGGTCGTTTGAGTGAGTTTTAATGACCAACATGCAGGTTGTGAAAAAAACCAGTCGTACCAGAGCAGACAGGTGGTCAAGAAACAGGGTGGAAAGAGGAAAGCTGTCTATTTATCTCTATATatatctctatctatccatccactgCATTACTGATGTTTCATTGcgcatatttatatttttcctaTAACTCTTAAAGCACGGTGTTTGTAGCAGAAGGCAAAGTAGATATGTCAGGACTGTACATATGACAAATAACATGTATATCTATGTCTATACATCTATCTCTTAATCTTGTGTATGTATTTCTATCTATATCTGTATATCTACCTCTTTGTCCatttatctctctctgtcttataTATCCATATCTCTTTATCCTTCTGTCAATCCGTACAGTGTCATTAGTGAAAATATGCATAAAGATTCACAGTTATGAGTCACATGTGATGTGATGGTCGTTTCCGTgatttttaaatcacttttcaTGTTTCACTCGCACCAGAAAAAACAGGTGGTCAAGAAGTCGggtggaaagaggaagaagcagatCCTGAAGTTCACCCTGGACTGCACTCACCCGGTGGAAGATGGCATCATGGACGCTGCCAACTTTGTGAGTAAACCGGTTCAGACATAACAGCAGGAGGCCACTGTCCCATTCACCTAAATGTGGTAGTGGTCTCCGACTTGTAGGCCCCACAGAGAGTGACGGCTTGTTGATCAGTAAacagcagctgtcagtcacaagCCCACAGTGTTAAACAATGCTGTCACATCAGTGGGATTATCCCAGAGTCACTGGAGGTGATGGTCAGTCTGTTCATCACAATCAAACTATAACCCAGTGTAGTTTAATGGCAACTAGCAAGATGTCAACTAAAACAACCCTTATAAACATAAATCCATCACTGTACAAATTCTATAAATGGATATGAATATCAATTAgtgtatatacagtgccttgcataagtattcaccccctttggacttttctacattttgtcatcgtataaccacagattaaaatttatttcatcgtgagtttatgtaatggaccaacacaaaatagtgcatcatttggaagtggggggaaatattacatggatttcacaattatttacaaataaaaatctgaaaagtgttgagtgcatatgtattcaccccctttactgtgaaacccctaacaaagatgtggtgcgaccaattgcattcacaagtcacatttgcaagtcacataattagtaaatagggtccacctgtctgcaatttaatctcagtataaatacacctgttctgtgacggactcagagtttgttggagatcattactgaacaaacagcatcatgaagaccaaggagctcaccaaacaggtcagggataaagttgtggagaaatatgaagcagggttaggttataaaaaaatatccagagctttgaacatc
It encodes:
- the zpr1 gene encoding zinc finger protein ZPR1 — its product is MSVISEESVRGGSVFKDLSADDEDWQPSEIESLCMNCYENGSTRLLLTRIPFFKEVIVSSFRCEHCNWSNTEIQSAGRIQDQGVCYTLKVRTKNDLDREVVKADSATTRIPELDFEIPPFTQKGSLSTIEGLLDRAVAGLEQDQAVRRADHPEVAEKIEEFIRKLKKLKDVESEFTLVIEDPSGNSFVENPQAPQKDEALTLSWFKRTMQQEMQLGIRADDDLEEEPAGNDLDTMRNEVLVFNTNCPECNAPASTNMKLVQIPHFKEVIIMATNCDSCGHRTNEVKSGGATEDQGSKITLHITDPSDMSRDLLKSETCFVLIPELDFELGMAALGGKFTTLEGLLKDIKDLIVSKNPFICGDSVASDRTSKLVEFGEKIEDVIAVRRDVHLILDDPAGNSYMQNVYAPDPDPEMTYERYTRTAEQNSDLGLDGMKTEGYQEEESTASTD